One window of Sinorhizobium fredii NGR234 genomic DNA carries:
- a CDS encoding TetR family transcriptional regulator, with product MPRPKTLPNEDVLDAALGIMRKVGPEGLTFAALSAACGLSASTLVQRFETKSGLIQAALLHAWDRLDRLTAELAGSMPKTPAGAVALLVGLSGDYGGIESYADDLLILREDLRDPHLRARGAAWRDVLSAALEERFGGVPAAPAGIGLMMAAQWQGALLWWSFDPCVPVTDFVEERLERFVATFAAEREAHSS from the coding sequence ATGCCCCGCCCCAAAACTCTGCCGAACGAAGACGTGCTCGACGCCGCCCTTGGCATCATGCGCAAGGTGGGGCCGGAAGGCCTGACCTTCGCGGCCCTTTCCGCCGCCTGCGGCCTTTCCGCCTCGACCCTGGTGCAGCGGTTCGAGACCAAGTCGGGCCTCATCCAGGCGGCCCTGCTGCACGCCTGGGACCGTCTCGACCGGTTGACGGCTGAACTGGCAGGCAGCATGCCGAAAACGCCGGCGGGTGCCGTCGCGCTGCTCGTCGGCCTGTCGGGCGACTATGGCGGCATCGAAAGCTATGCGGATGATCTCCTGATCCTGCGAGAGGACCTGCGCGACCCTCACTTGCGCGCCCGCGGCGCCGCCTGGCGCGACGTGCTCTCCGCCGCCCTTGAGGAGCGCTTCGGCGGAGTGCCAGCCGCCCCGGCCGGCATCGGCCTGATGATGGCGGCGCAATGGCAGGGCGCCCTCCTCTGGTGGAGCTTCGATCCATGCGTGCCGGTCACGGATTTCGTCGAGGAGCGTCTGGAGCGCTTTGTCGCGACCTTCGCGGCGGAGCGGGAAGCGCATTCGAGCTGA